The Choristoneura fumiferana chromosome 5, NRCan_CFum_1, whole genome shotgun sequence region TTTCTGCcgactttttaatttttgttccgAACCATTGGTGCCCGaatctgactcgcacttggcctggTTTTAAGttagtaactttttaattgtaGTGCAAATCAATTTACATTTAGGTAGGTAGTCATTGAAACGGTAGCGTAGAGCACAGAAATATAGCATTAACACAGCGTAAGCGCACAATGCTCTCTTTGCTCAATTAATTACTTACCTTACTAAAGCGACCTTGCTCGACAGGATAGTACGAGTAGAACAAACATCAAGTACAGAAATACATAAATGCAggcaatgataatgatgacacaTGACTGTCAGGTAGTTAGACTCATGCAGccgtagtttttaaatttttaattaagctTAATCGAATCGTTTTGAAAAAGTAAAACAGTTATTTAAACGCTATGTCTCACAAAAACAGTTGCCTTAAAAGATGAAGGGAATGCCGACGAAGCACTTACGCCGGCGAAATAAATATTCTGGAATGCTGTACAGAGGCGGGCGGTGACTGCGGTGAGACGTAGGGCCGAGCACCGCGCCACCTCGACCGACTCGCAAGCGATCTCTGCTACCAGGCAAACAGAAACCAACAGGAGCACTCTAACTCTCCCCTGCTAACCCCATCTCACTCGCACTATATCACAACATAACGCAATAGAAAGAGCCAGATAGCCTTCCCTAACTTCGCCAGCAACCAAAACACTATCGTGTCGTATTGAGATACGGTTCTTTCTACGTTCTACAAACACTGGATGTTTTTAATGGTCCCCTTAAAACGTGCCACGAAAATGGAAGTAGGTAAAGGTTTCTGAAGCACGTGAAGAATTCGTgatgtattttgtaaatttatgtTATCCCAATAGTGCCGATGCTTAAGGATCAATTTGGCATCGTTGAAATTCCTTTTATGGAGTGAATGAATGAGATACTTGGGAGCTATCGGCGACTTGTTTTTacaacaagcttttattttatcgataaaaaataaagtGGATAAAATTATACAGCGGAATGTTATTCGGCATCGCGGTGGTTTTATAAATTAgtgataattttaaagttttcaaaTAGCGAAGGCGTCCGTTTGGAATTCGTGGGCCCCATTTTATCAAGATAGTCGAAGAAAAAATGCACAATAAGGATAGCAAAAAATACCTTCTCAAGGATAATTTGGGGTAACTTCACTAGGTGGAATTTATCGGAAATTGTGAAATGGTGCAATAAATAGCTCAAAGGTCCACAGACGGGGTAAGCTAAGCACAGCTAAGCACCTAGCTAAAAATAACAGTATTTTTTACTGATATGTGATATTTGAACCGCTGAGGATACATTTTTATACCAATGTAACACTTTTGACGCCAGTAAATTATTGCGGGAAGTTGTGTTGACGATTGGCAACTAAACGAAGGATGCTTCTGCTATGTAAACTTGAAAAATCATGCAAATTAACTTATGTAAATACATACGGAATTTACAGTTTTTAATGTCTAATTCTTGCTGTAAAACATGCTATGTTATTAAGAGttcaataagtttttgttaaaaatgacatcctacttataatattataaatgtgaaagtttgtgagtgagtgagtgagtgagtgagtatgtctgttacttcttcacgctgaaacggctggacggatttggatgaaatttgtcaaaaagttactttataaccttgattaaaacataggatacttttaatcccgatattctcatgggatagggatacaatctctaAATAACGATCCATGTGTTTTCGTAAATGGTGAGTTTTGAAGCAGGACTGCAGGAATAATTATTGTCCATCCTTAGCCGTTTACGCCAATGCTGCTGGTGCCACCTCGTTGCTCCGAGCTACCAATAGTTTGACGGGTCCATTTACTAGTGAACGGCGAGCAGCGCCTACCAAAACCTCAGTTTAGAAGATATTGAAATGGTTGGTATCCGTTATCTCAATGCAGTGGCCTGGTAATCTTATTTGCAGCACCAACACGCGGTCCAAGTTGCTTCCTGCTTGGCAATAGTTTGGCAACTTTATCCTCCTGACGTgtagagtcctttataaaggacttattgtaattcgaatatctatcataaatgacataaagtttgatgttcataaatcaaaacttTGACTTGGGCGTCAAGAGGATAGGGGACTATCCGCTAGCATATCCTGATCATGTATTAGGGGATAGGTCTCTATAGTTGCGTCTCTCATTCAATGGTGTGCAGTGGGTCAATTCAAGGGTAGGCAGCTGCTAGTTTTCGCCTGCAGCAGCACGTCAGCCCACCACAATGTACGCCTAGTTGTATCCATCTTATTTCATGAAATGAAAGAATTTCTtcgctcacccgcaaccttacgcGCGTCacaaaggtcgcgggtgagcaaagaaattcttttagttcattgatatagacctccgcaaagtaacgcctgattcaataaattatccatCTTATTTCATTTATACGGTTCTTATCGCCTCAACATGTTGGCTTCCGCCCCAAAaatgtttctgacactcgcgatcgcaatcaaatgacagtttttgtgtgcgaaatctgtcatttgattgcaatcgcaaGCGTCACacacgttaggcaatacggcctcaggtccgATGGatcatttattattacatatctcataatttttcaaaatgaggAGGTCTTATTATATGCTTCATTGGTTTGTTGACTATAACAGTTAGATTGAGCGACGATTTCTTGGACTCTTGCTTAGGCATATTTTATTACACACGGACACGGAACGTAGACCAAGATTATCTTTAATTAGCTCTTGCAGTAAAATTGTGGATTCAACTTTAGTCAGCAGTGTTTCCAGAGAACTATTAATGACATCGTGGCTTTCAAGTAAAGGGCTttctttaaaggccggcaacggaccaatgactctccttgaatTGTTGGCACACATGGGCGGTGGGATCATTGAGataatttcccatcagatgacccacatgctcgtttgcttccttcacataataaaaaaataaaaaatcgttactcttcctttggctttgccaATTCGTAAGTCTGTTCGTTGTCACAACGCTGGTAGATACGTCAAAATATCGGGAGCAAACACAAACGATTAAAGTAATGCCAGAATCAAAAACAGAAAACAACGCAAACGAGTTAAACACTTTAAATATCGAATCGTCAACGACGACCGCATCATTACGTACCGTTGCGGCAGTATCACAATTATAgtaacttacatacatacgcttaaGTACCGCAAATTATTAGAATGAAACACGTATCTCGATCCTAGCAGACATTTGTCCCGCTTGCAAATGGAGGCGCTGAGAGATTGTATACGAGTCACAAAACAAAGTCACAAAATACTCTGCGTTCAATTTCACGTCGTGCCTCATGAAAATGACTGCGACATCGCATCGCTGCCTGCGGTTTGCGGTGAAGAAAGAAGATGGCGCGTGCCGCGATTCAGCGGGCACTGCTACCAGGCGATCATAAACTAAAAGAGCATTCTATGTACTCCCCTATCTTTACGTTGCACTTCGATCTCTCAAATAAAACAACACTTTATGACGCTGCTGTATAGTTTAGTTTGGTTAGTGTTGAATGAGATTGTCGCAAGGGAATGTATAAAACAGCTGCTACTGCATTATGCTCGCCTGGTGAGCAGCGCGCATTGCGCAACTCCCCAGACACACGAAGTGTCCGCACGCTTACATACAAGGCAACAAAACACACGGCAGCGTTGCCTGACTTAAACAAGACAGACAAGACAGAtggatatttaaattaaatggtcTGATCAAGCAAGTAGGTATGTAAAGGTCAAGAATGCCAGCAGTGTTGTGGTGTTAGTTTATTACTTAGCAGTTTCTTCGAATACTAAGTAAGATCTGTTAGCTTCATCCTCGACAGTAGATGCTTTCTTGGGTTTGTCATCGCTTTTTcccaaaagcattttttttcttgccGCTAATTTTCTTTTCGCATCCCGAACGCTATTtcaatttatatgtattttttatatacttagcgATGTTTCATAGAGCGTTTTATTATGTTCGCGTTTGTTTTCTACGCATATTTTACCACCAAATTTCTTAACAGTAAGTTGCAATAAGTGTTTCTTTTCCAGGATCTATATTATATTGGAATTATTTGTAATCCATAATAATCATTTGTTCTAATTGTAAGTTCCATAATAACTttggtcataatgatcttttgcgATAATAAAATTGATCCTAACATAAAtgctataatattatttatcccaatattaaatattgtaatgcttattattattattattattctatttagtcaCGAGCGCAAGTGTTGTCGCGATGCTACTTAGATCATCTGTAATAGATGTCAaggcctattattattattattaatgcttATTTGCACTATTTTCTTAAGTACTAATGATCATTTTGTCCTAATAGTCACATATCCTAATACTGGTTGCCATAATCATCTATGTACAgcattgtttgtcataataataatcctacttatattataaatgcgaaagtttgtatgtgtgtgttgtgtgtgtgtgtgtatgtttattactCCTTCAGGGTAAAACGGCTATTCGGATTTGGGTTGAAACACATAagtaggttactttttatctcggtattcccacggaatagggataaaatctcgaataaacaaccactgggcttaagAGTCATGTCTCGTGCATGCCAAATATCAtgatatttggcataattattttgaatgcAACGTCAGTGAAaactacgatgtaattttcggcaATGCCCACTTATACTTTTCTTGCAGCGGTTCGTTTCTGTTCTAggatcgcagttctaacctaccCTAACCTACTATTCTGGCAACGGTTCATTTCTGTAGTGGTCGcagtcctaacctaacctacttttctggcagcaGTTTGTTtctgttggggtcgcagttctaatttaacctaacttacttttctggctCGGAAGCTGTAGTTTGCTTGCGCCTGCTCTTGTatggtatttaatatttatggtTTTCTATATTATGATTCGtaagttttatgtcttactatattagttCGTGTCACACGAAACTTTATCTGGCTGCatctttattattttctgtttaattGCCAaaagaacaaaattaaatagaacTTTTATTGACAAAGATCAGTGTTGATATTTAAGAGGACACAAGCCGATTTTTTCAGTTAATTTACATGATTTTACAGACCCGAATACACAATCTTAACAATGTATTACCATAAGTTTTAATCCGACAATATGCAAAAGTTTACGAGTATTGGACttatgtatataggctggacgGTTTTGGATGTAAATAGGtagatgtctggaataacacataggctactttttatcccgatattctcgcGGGATCCgtgtaaaatctcgaaatcttaAGATTATTGCCAGAACTATGGTTTAGGTATCTATGCAAGTAGCCACGGGCCACGGGTATATAAGTTAGTATATAAAAGGTAGGTATTTCATGTACTTACGTACACTTGAACTATTTTGCTATGAAGAAATAAATCATAATCGAAGAGGCACTTTACTTAGCCTTAAATATTTCAGCCCTGATGTGGCTCAAGTTGataaatcacattttattatttcatagatatctttaaacgagaaattcttgTAAATTTCTATATTTCGGTAATCTCAGAAACATCTCTAACGATTGTAATGAAATTGACTATTTCGGGCTTTTCGGAGGCGAACGATCTAGCTTGTCATTTCtatgaaaacacatttttacGAGCTTTATTTAACCCGAGCgaagcttggtcgcccaggcAATCCAGTTatctatgtatatgtatataaaaaaatagcataAAGCTATGCTGCTTTATGATTGGGGacactcgtatttttttttaaatgtaggtacctattttataataacctgcaaagcaattcaatggtgcgtgtgaagttcccaatccgcactgggcccgcgtgggaactatggcccaagccctcttgttctgaggaggcctatgcccagcagtgggacgtatctaggatgggatgatgatgtaggTATTTTAGGAAAACCGAATTTTTCTCCAAAATTAATTTTTCAAACGCTCTCCTATAAAATTCTCAAATTGGCGCTTGAATCAAGTcgcctttttaacccccgacgcataaagaggagtgttataagtttgaccgctgcgTGTGTCTGTGAGTTTGTCTGTGGAACTGTAGCACTTAagtgggtggaccgatttgaatgcagttttttcattagaaatcaggttttctagcgttggttcttagacatgtttcatcaaaatcggttaagccgcttttgagatattgagctttgaagtgacaaagtcaggggtttttcaattttttgttggttaagttagttgatgggatagtttttattcccaaaaagtagcttagttcTCGCGGTATacctaaatatacctaaatgaaTTTCGCAGgtggagtcgcgggcaagagctagttacctattttattaaccccctatgtgtgtctgtctgtctgtctctcagtgacactgtagctcttaaacgggtggaccgacttgaatgcgtttttttttatttgaaagcatgttttctttctagcaatggttcttaaagacataattttatcttaatcggttcagccgtttttgagatattgagctttgaagtgacaaagtcgggggttttccaactttttgttagctAGGTTATTAAATGTGCAGGTATCTGACTGAATGCGTTTAATTCTTAAAACCTAATGCGTTTCGATctccttttttaatttatttgaaagcagggtttctagcgatgatttttagacatgtttcatcaaaatcggtttagccgtttttgagatattggactttgaagtgacaactttccaactttttttttccaactttttgttggttagatgGTTATTTAACCCCGGACTCGACACATAAATAAGGGAGTCATAAGTTTAACGCTTATGTCtgtgtggcatcgtagctcttaaactgatagaccgatttcgatgcggattgtttacgtgaaagcgagtttccctGCCATTCATTACTCATTAGAATCGCTTCAGTaatttttgagacattgaactttgaaatgacgaAGACTTCTATCAGTTTTTTCATTTTAGccattgactgtacctacgtactTTTTtgagcgtgaaagcgtaacaaccAAACGTATAGACATAGTCGAGAGGTTATACCGTTTGATTTGACTCGCGAAATTCCCCGAATAGGTGACAAGTCTCTATATTAAACGAATCGAAGGCAATGTAACGTTCGACTCAATACCATAAATCGCTAAACAACGCCTGAACAAGTAACATAAATTAAACAGCGTGTACTCTTAAAAGGAGTGAAACGCGTAAATGCGAAACAAAAACCACTGTACGCGATTGCGTCATCACTTGCTAATTAATCGTTCGGCAAACACGCTGTACCTATTCTAACACAATGACATGGGcaaacagagggcctactccgaaaatcgatgttcgtatcgtaccgtccctctcgctctcgtattaaatagtatatcgcacgacacgaacttcgagtttcgaatttcgtagtagccctgcagcacaCATTCAAACGTCGAGCATGTTACATTATCCAGTATAGCAAGACCCCAGCGATAAGCGGCTTGTTCTCTTTCCCGCCCGAAAATGGACGGTCACAGGGACGCGCGGGGTGTCTACTTGACTAGTGTTGCTATGTGGGCGCGTGCAACCTCTTAGTGATTTCTGGTCTCCTAGTATGCTGCGCACAGTGCGGCAGGTTGCGACCATGACGACGGCGCGGCTGTTGCCGTATTTATCGACGCGTGGACCGCAGCGGGCTCTCGCAGCCCGAATGGACCACCCTCAAACGAGTGAAACGAGAAAACGAGTAAGCAAACTCGGTTCGCCTCGTCCTACGGACTCGGGGAAAACGTTCAggactaaaaaaatacatacttgattcagtttgttttctttaatattcgcatttattattagtatcaatcagtcaattttacaacagtaattaaaaaaatattatccagGTCCTAAATTTAAACTGGTTTCAGCGCTCAAATTACATAATCTAGCTTGAAATATGACGTCTGAAATTAATTTTTCAGCAAAAACTCGTTGCATGTGATTCAACTCTTTTAATTGGAACCCTATCGTGCGTCCGAAAGATTCTGATTCGTTGCTAACAATGAACGATAGTGATTGCTCATGATCTTGGTAGCTGTCTGGATCTTCTAGGCCGTCGATGTTGTTGAGTTGCTCTGAGACATAAATAACGTTATTGCTTCCGTTGCAGGCTCTTTTATTCGCTGGCGAGCCGTCTTCATCAGCATCAGAATCAATGATTTCATGCGTTTCctaaaacatgttaaaaaatatgtcgTTAAATGTCTCGGCTTAATCGAATTAGAActggagggctactacaaaattcaaaaatcgaagttcgtcgTTCTCACTCccgtaaaaataatttattagcgtcagcggaacggcaagatactgagttcgaattttgcacttcgtagtatatggGCCTGTATAATTACGAAAAGTCAACAAGATACCTGACAATATTCTGTTTTGACTGGTTTGATCTCGGGGTGGTAATCATTTAGGAACTTTAGTAGGTCGTAATACCACAATGTAGGTCTATGCGCTTCGCCTTGACTATGAGCTTCTAACAcctgaaattaaaaaacaaattaatgagTAAGTATcaaatttattagaaaaaaatatataaaaatgtagaAAGGACGTCCATGGCGCAGGTTTCGTTAGGCCACACCAAGCTTCGTCATATCTGAACAAATCGATATCAATTGTACTCTACTATATAATTGTACTATCTACtcgtaaattcaaaatatttttatttcaactcaccCTTTTGTGCTCGCGGCGGTAGGCGCATCGCAAGTATTCGATTTTCTTTTTAACGTCACAAATTGTTGCATCAGATTGTATTAATTTGTATGTCTCTAATAATACTTGATAAGCTTGATTGCGTGCCTCTCTATCGCCGTATTGCTCATGTTTTTGGTCCCATAAGCAAGGGGAGCTTTTGTATAAATTCAACAACTCGGTGAGGATGGCTTTTTCACCTTTTTCTAATCGGGTACGCGCGTTCATTTCCGACATGGTGCGGTCGCGGACTAACGTAAACTCACCGTACCGCGTCGGGGGACTGGcgggcagacggacggacgccGCGGTCTCGCTCTAGCGCTATAGTGTTGAACGAGAGGTAAGAGCGACTAGGACGCGCAGCTGTAGAAGCGCGAGGAGCGgctgtattattattacatcGTACGACCGAACGGCGCACTACATTGATTGAACGGCGGCTGTATCCGTTCGTCGGGTCGGTTGTGAATTTTGTGCGAGTCGATTACTTTTTTAACGTATGTTTTGATACTTTTCGCTCGCAGTTATCTTGCGCCGGTTTCTGTAATGTTAATAATAGTATTGAATTGAGATAggataaaaaagtttttggtaaaaaaataataatttttaagacaagctttttttgctgactgtactttttgctgactttttgcataccaaatttcaagtcgatgcaatTAACcgatgaagagttccgtcctgcggagacaatcctggtcggactaccaggatgtctttaccagattattgtatcgtcacgcaatttacataagtatgcctaaTTTCAAGATAAGCCGATTactaaaagtgggtcaaatttagcttgcaagatttgactcgcATATGCACAAACCTCTAGTCTAGACACATACAAGATACATTGAGATAAAATATGGTATTTAATACTaaggggctgcttcaccatccattgattagtgttaactgacggttaattgtgatgccgtctctatttgttttgttcgaatagacggagacggcatcacatttaaacgtcagttaacactaatcagtggatggtgaaacagctcctatacatacataaattttcCCTGTCACCTTTATTTCAACGTCGCAATTAATTCGTTTTTgcaagaccaaaaagttgcacagtgCACACCTTAACGCAGCTAGTTTGAATTACTTTGAATTTTATTCCATGGtaattgtacagtcgagttcataaactagtgagcaaaaatttgatccaaaatatctgaacacgacggcgtagaagcgtgtttagatatttttgataaaatttttgcttacaagtttatgaacacTTGATGTTGAACTGTTACACGAAAGTTAATTATACATTTacacatttttattaagtatttttattatacattttatggatacataattttcgtgtcacaatggaacaAATTAATAGTAATTCTAACTGcctgcgttaaggtgtgcaactttttggtcttcaccatTTTGTGTCTGAAATTGCCTCAAATGTAAAATGTAGCGTAATTTATGAATGAACACTACTTAATATATTTGGCACAC contains the following coding sequences:
- the LOC141427816 gene encoding uncharacterized protein, with protein sequence MSEMNARTRLEKGEKAILTELLNLYKSSPCLWDQKHEQYGDREARNQAYQVLLETYKLIQSDATICDVKKKIEYLRCAYRREHKRVLEAHSQGEAHRPTLWYYDLLKFLNDYHPEIKPVKTEYCQETHEIIDSDADEDGSPANKRACNGSNNVIYVSEQLNNIDGLEDPDSYQDHEQSLSFIVSNESESFGRTIGFQLKELNHMQRVFAEKLISDVIFQARLCNLSAETSLNLGPG